From a single Aricia agestis chromosome 17, ilAriAges1.1, whole genome shotgun sequence genomic region:
- the LOC121735646 gene encoding uncharacterized protein LOC121735646 — MTYGGVKVNEKKQAFYCSKVCPLYCPDLKDMDKPDEKRTRRHAGYEYYEPEIYEDFPPYIDADDFEEFPYHFYPRFHHKKTTSTTTQKTTTTEEPTLICQVCKKKCKD, encoded by the exons AGAAGAAGCAAGCGTTCTACTGCTCGAAGGTCTGTCCGCTGTACTGCCCTGACCTGAAGGACATGGACAAGCCTGATGAAAAGAGGACTCGCAGGCACGCTGGCTACGAGTACTATG AACCGGAAATCTACGAAGATTTTCCACCGTACATCGACGCTGATGATTTCGAGGAGTTTCCCTACCACTTCTACCCCAGGTTTCACCACAAAAAGACAACCTCCACCACCACACAGAAAACAACCACCACGGAGGAACCCACTTTGATATGCCAAGTCTGTAAAAAGAAATGTAAAGATTGA